In Curtobacterium sp. MCPF17_002, one genomic interval encodes:
- the hrpA gene encoding ATP-dependent RNA helicase HrpA, with amino-acid sequence MSTTPVITYPPELPVSQRRDDIAAAIRDNQVVIVAGATGSGKTTQLPKICLELGREHIGHTQPRRIAARTIAERVSEELGGELGGLVGYQVRFTDRVSSETRIKVMTDGILLNEIHFDRDLKRYDTIIIDEAHERSLTIDFLLGYLKRLLQRRPDLKLIITSATIDPESFSKHFGGAPIIEVSGRTYPVEIRYRPLAAENGGSDGDDGSDDESDSRTGDSGSTADDRDTMQGITDALDELAREDPGDVLVFLSGETEIRDAQDAIEGKRYPGTEVLPLYGRLSAADQHRVFERRNTPGIRRRVVLATNVAETSLTVPGIKYVIDTGTARISRYSPRAKVQRLPIEAVSQASANQRSGRAGRTSAGIAIRLYSEEDFGRRPEYTDPEILRTNLAAVILQMISLGFGDIESFPFLQPPDSRGVKDGLDLLRELRAVDQGGQITKTGKQLTRLPIDPRLGRMVLEAGRQGVGREVVAIVSAMSIQDPRERPLEKRAHADQLHARFADPTSDFLTLLNLWNHIEDKQEELSSSAFRRLCKAEFLNYLRIREWQDLYRQLTRAAKQVDVRVGQSRSEDGDAVHRSLLAGLLSQIGLRDREKRDYLGSRNTRFVVFPGSVLAKKQPDAVMAAELVETSRLFARTVGRIDPAWVEPLAGDLLKRTYGEPHWEKKQGAVVAYERVTLFGVPIVQRRRVQYARIDPVHSRELFIRHALVEGEWESQQAFDRENRRLRKELEQLEERTRRRDILLDDENVYEFYDARIPADIATMRDFEGWWRTTRRDQPDLLTMRRSDLLDESAAEAAEDDVEYPTQWRSGDQRLAIKYRFEPGAQDDGVSVQVPLALLPRMREEGFDWQVRGLRKELVTALIKSLPKQIRKNVVPAADWAEKIVAELPDDAPTEPTESFRSTLAKAIQRMTYVPVSESDFDLSRVPAHLLPTWAVVDERGRRVEAGKDLSALQSKLKDRTQESVASATVRAARRPGGAARVASAGGGRPVEQSGLTAWPSDDLPQVLDTKQAGGVIRAYPSLVEEGTGPKATVGVQLLATPSDRAVRMPAGVRRLVMHAVPSPVSYIQSHLTGQEKLALAASPYPSTAALFDDVLAAVVDAGIRRAHPDGTVFTKAEFEAVRDAVSSTVVDTMFTAVSEVAAVLAAHRAAERSLKQANSMALLPALTDMRQQMERLVFPGFVSVAGIDRLRRIRVYLQGVDARVQKLLQNPGRDATWMREVTVATDRYVDAGGTFPPAVGAHPELVHARWMLEEFRLSLFAQELGTAETVSLQRITKALTAAR; translated from the coding sequence ATGTCGACCACGCCCGTCATCACGTACCCGCCCGAACTGCCGGTCTCGCAGCGGCGGGACGACATCGCGGCTGCCATCAGGGACAACCAGGTCGTCATCGTCGCCGGCGCGACCGGCTCGGGCAAGACCACGCAGCTGCCGAAGATCTGCCTCGAACTCGGCCGCGAGCACATCGGTCACACCCAGCCGCGCCGGATCGCAGCGCGCACGATCGCCGAGCGTGTGTCCGAGGAACTCGGTGGTGAGCTCGGCGGCCTCGTCGGGTACCAGGTGCGCTTCACCGATCGTGTCAGCTCCGAGACCCGCATCAAGGTGATGACCGACGGCATCCTGCTCAACGAGATCCACTTCGACCGCGACCTGAAGCGGTACGACACGATCATCATCGACGAGGCGCACGAGCGGTCGTTGACGATCGACTTCCTGCTCGGCTACCTCAAGCGGCTGCTGCAGCGCCGCCCCGACCTCAAGCTCATCATCACGAGTGCGACGATCGACCCGGAGTCGTTCTCGAAGCACTTCGGCGGCGCCCCGATCATCGAGGTCTCGGGCCGCACCTACCCGGTGGAGATCCGGTACCGCCCGCTCGCGGCCGAGAATGGCGGGAGCGACGGCGACGACGGGAGCGACGACGAGTCGGACTCCCGCACCGGTGACAGCGGCAGCACCGCCGACGACCGCGACACCATGCAGGGCATCACCGACGCCCTCGACGAGCTCGCCCGCGAGGACCCGGGCGACGTCCTCGTGTTCCTGTCCGGCGAGACCGAGATCCGCGACGCGCAGGACGCCATCGAGGGCAAGCGCTACCCCGGCACCGAGGTCCTGCCCCTGTACGGTCGGCTCTCCGCCGCCGACCAGCACCGCGTCTTCGAACGCCGGAACACCCCCGGCATCCGACGGCGAGTGGTGCTCGCGACCAACGTCGCCGAGACCTCCCTGACGGTGCCCGGCATCAAGTACGTCATCGACACCGGCACCGCCCGCATCTCGCGGTACTCCCCGCGCGCCAAGGTCCAGCGGCTCCCCATCGAGGCCGTGAGCCAGGCGAGCGCGAACCAGCGATCGGGCCGCGCGGGCCGCACCAGCGCCGGCATCGCGATCCGCCTCTACTCCGAAGAGGACTTCGGCCGGCGTCCGGAGTACACCGACCCCGAGATCCTCCGCACCAACCTCGCCGCCGTGATCCTGCAGATGATCTCGCTCGGGTTCGGCGACATCGAGTCGTTCCCGTTCCTGCAGCCGCCGGACTCCCGCGGCGTGAAGGACGGTCTCGACCTGCTCCGCGAGCTCCGCGCGGTGGACCAGGGCGGCCAGATCACGAAGACCGGCAAGCAGCTCACCCGGCTGCCGATCGACCCGCGCCTCGGCCGGATGGTGCTCGAGGCCGGACGGCAGGGCGTCGGGCGCGAGGTCGTCGCCATCGTCAGTGCGATGAGCATCCAGGACCCCCGCGAACGCCCGCTCGAGAAGCGTGCGCACGCCGACCAGCTGCACGCCCGGTTCGCCGACCCGACGAGCGACTTCCTGACGCTGCTGAACCTCTGGAACCACATCGAGGACAAGCAGGAGGAGTTGTCGTCGAGCGCGTTCCGACGGCTGTGCAAGGCCGAGTTCCTCAACTACCTCCGCATCCGCGAGTGGCAGGACCTGTACCGGCAGCTCACCCGCGCCGCGAAGCAGGTCGACGTCCGGGTCGGGCAGTCCCGCAGCGAGGACGGCGACGCCGTGCACCGTTCGCTGCTCGCCGGGCTCCTCAGCCAGATCGGGCTGCGGGACCGAGAGAAGCGTGACTACCTCGGCTCACGAAACACCCGGTTCGTGGTCTTCCCCGGCAGTGTCCTGGCGAAGAAGCAGCCCGATGCGGTGATGGCCGCGGAGCTCGTCGAGACCAGCCGCCTGTTCGCCCGCACGGTCGGCCGGATCGACCCGGCCTGGGTGGAGCCCCTCGCCGGCGACCTCCTCAAGCGCACCTACGGCGAGCCGCACTGGGAGAAGAAGCAGGGCGCCGTCGTCGCGTACGAGCGCGTCACCCTGTTCGGCGTCCCGATCGTGCAGCGCCGCCGCGTGCAGTACGCCCGGATCGACCCCGTGCACTCCCGCGAGCTGTTCATCAGGCACGCCCTGGTCGAGGGTGAGTGGGAGTCGCAGCAGGCGTTCGACCGCGAGAACCGTCGCCTCCGGAAGGAGCTCGAGCAGCTCGAGGAACGCACCCGCCGCCGCGACATCCTGCTCGACGACGAGAACGTCTACGAGTTCTACGACGCCCGCATCCCCGCCGACATCGCGACGATGCGGGACTTCGAGGGCTGGTGGCGCACCACGCGTCGCGACCAGCCGGACCTGCTCACGATGCGCCGGTCGGACCTACTCGACGAGTCCGCCGCCGAAGCGGCCGAGGACGACGTCGAGTACCCGACCCAGTGGCGGAGCGGCGACCAGCGCCTCGCGATCAAGTACCGCTTCGAGCCGGGTGCGCAGGACGACGGCGTCAGCGTGCAGGTCCCGCTCGCACTGCTCCCCCGCATGCGCGAGGAGGGCTTCGACTGGCAGGTGCGCGGCCTCCGCAAGGAGCTCGTCACGGCACTCATCAAGTCGCTGCCGAAGCAGATCCGGAAGAACGTCGTGCCCGCGGCCGACTGGGCCGAGAAGATCGTCGCCGAGCTGCCGGACGACGCTCCGACCGAGCCTACCGAGTCGTTCCGTTCGACCCTCGCCAAGGCGATCCAGCGGATGACGTACGTGCCGGTCTCCGAGTCCGACTTCGACCTGTCCCGCGTCCCCGCACACCTCCTGCCGACGTGGGCCGTCGTCGACGAACGCGGCCGCCGGGTCGAGGCCGGCAAGGACCTGTCGGCACTGCAGTCCAAGCTCAAGGACCGGACGCAGGAGAGCGTCGCCTCCGCCACGGTGCGGGCTGCGCGACGGCCTGGAGGCGCGGCTCGCGTCGCGTCCGCCGGCGGCGGTCGACCGGTGGAACAGTCGGGCCTCACCGCCTGGCCGTCCGACGACCTGCCGCAGGTCCTCGACACGAAGCAGGCCGGTGGTGTGATCCGGGCGTACCCGTCGCTCGTAGAGGAGGGCACCGGTCCGAAGGCCACCGTCGGGGTGCAGCTGCTCGCCACCCCGTCCGACCGCGCGGTCCGCATGCCCGCCGGGGTCCGGCGCCTCGTCATGCACGCGGTCCCCTCGCCGGTCTCGTACATCCAGTCGCACCTGACGGGGCAGGAGAAGCTCGCCCTCGCCGCCAGCCCCTACCCGTCCACCGCGGCGTTGTTCGACGACGTGCTCGCCGCCGTCGTCGACGCCGGGATCCGCCGCGCGCACCCGGACGGCACCGTGTTCACGAAGGCCGAGTTCGAGGCCGTCCGCGATGCGGTGTCCTCCACCGTCGTCGACACGATGTTCACCGCCGTGTCCGAGGTCGCCGCGGTCCTCGCGGCACACCGGGCAGCCGAACGGTCGCTCAAGCAGGCGAACTCGATGGCGCTGCTCCCCGCCCTGACCGACATGCGCCAGCAGATGGAACGGCTCGTGTTCCCCGGGTTCGTCTCCGTCGCCGGGATCGATCGGCTCCGGCGGATCCGCGTGTACCTGCAGGGTGTCGACGCCCGCGTGCAGAAGCTGCTGCAGAACCCCGGCCGCGACGCCACCTGGATGCGCGAGGTCACCGTCGCGACCGACCGCTACGTCGACGCCGGCGGCACGTTCCCGCCCGCCGTCGGCGCGCACCCGGAGCTCGTGCACGCCCGGTGGATGCTCGAGGAGTTCCGCCTCAGCCTCTTCGCGCAGGAGCTGGGGACCGCCGAGACGGTCTCGCTGCAGCGGATCACGAAGGCCCTGACGGCCGCGCGCTGA
- a CDS encoding VOC family protein, translating to MIGTLDVVVLDCPDPRVLARFYAELLGGEIVGFDDDWAEVALPFTDHRPILAFQQVADYRAPEWPGQDVPQQSHLDVKVDDLDAGETAVLAIGATATGSVTDTFRVYLDPAGHPFCLISPND from the coding sequence ATGATCGGCACACTCGACGTCGTCGTCCTGGACTGTCCGGACCCACGTGTCCTCGCCCGCTTCTACGCCGAACTGCTCGGCGGGGAGATCGTCGGCTTCGACGACGACTGGGCGGAGGTCGCGCTGCCCTTCACCGACCACCGCCCGATCCTGGCGTTCCAGCAGGTCGCGGACTACCGCGCGCCGGAGTGGCCGGGGCAGGACGTCCCGCAGCAGAGCCACCTCGACGTGAAGGTCGACGACCTCGACGCCGGCGAGACCGCGGTCCTGGCGATCGGCGCGACGGCGACGGGTTCGGTGACGGACACCTTCCGCGTGTACCTCGACCCCGCCGGTCACCCGTTCTGTCTCATCAGTCCGAACGACTGA
- a CDS encoding YbaK/EbsC family protein, translating into MPTLERVPALVATGFLAIPVAEALVALPTNLLTRIEAASIDPDLADTAAFSEAYGFPLEGGANCIVVAGKRGDEVRYAACVVLASTKLDVNRVVKKLLDVRKASFAPMDEAVELTGMEYGGITPIGLPSSWPVYVDERVLSAPDVVIGAGRRAAKVFLPGSVLAALPNVTVVGGLATDPVSRSD; encoded by the coding sequence ATGCCGACGCTCGAACGAGTCCCTGCCCTGGTCGCCACCGGATTCCTCGCGATCCCCGTCGCCGAAGCCCTCGTCGCCCTGCCGACGAACCTGCTCACACGGATCGAGGCCGCGTCGATCGATCCTGACCTCGCCGACACCGCCGCGTTCTCGGAGGCCTACGGCTTCCCGCTCGAGGGCGGCGCGAACTGCATCGTCGTCGCGGGCAAGCGTGGCGACGAGGTCCGCTACGCCGCGTGCGTGGTGCTCGCCTCGACGAAGCTCGATGTGAACCGAGTCGTGAAGAAACTGCTCGACGTCCGGAAGGCGAGCTTCGCCCCGATGGACGAAGCGGTGGAGCTGACCGGCATGGAGTACGGCGGCATCACCCCGATCGGGCTGCCGTCGTCGTGGCCGGTGTACGTCGACGAGCGCGTGCTGAGCGCCCCGGACGTCGTGATCGGCGCAGGCCGGCGCGCGGCGAAGGTGTTCCTCCCTGGGTCCGTCCTCGCGGCGCTGCCGAACGTGACGGTCGTCGGCGGCCTCGCGACCGACCCGGTCAGTCGTTCGGACTGA
- a CDS encoding CatA-like O-acetyltransferase: protein MTQLRAIDVDQWPRREHFEHYRQRTRCSYEVTVDVDVTAFVAAVRGSAAKTYASQIWAIATVVNRHAEFRMQLLDDGSPAVWDVVHPMFTVFHPETETFSALAVPYDDDFRRFHDAASATMEQYRDDVRMFPQDDRPRNVFDVSTFPRTSFTGFALHVEDGSDHLLPIITLGRYREVDDRTVMPMALQINHAAADGFHTSRLLDELEALFADPSWLR from the coding sequence ATGACGCAACTCCGGGCGATCGACGTCGACCAGTGGCCCCGGCGTGAGCACTTCGAGCACTACCGGCAGCGGACGCGGTGCTCCTACGAGGTGACCGTCGACGTGGACGTGACGGCATTCGTCGCGGCCGTCCGCGGGAGCGCGGCCAAGACCTACGCGTCCCAGATCTGGGCGATCGCGACCGTGGTCAACCGCCACGCGGAGTTCCGCATGCAGCTCCTCGACGACGGCTCCCCGGCGGTGTGGGACGTCGTGCACCCGATGTTCACGGTGTTCCACCCGGAAACGGAGACGTTCTCGGCGCTCGCGGTGCCGTACGACGACGACTTCCGGCGGTTCCACGACGCGGCCTCGGCGACGATGGAGCAGTACCGCGACGACGTCCGGATGTTCCCACAGGACGACCGGCCGCGGAACGTGTTCGACGTCTCGACCTTCCCGCGGACGTCGTTCACCGGGTTCGCACTGCACGTGGAGGACGGCTCCGACCACCTCCTGCCGATCATCACCCTCGGGCGCTACCGAGAAGTCGACGATCGGACGGTCATGCCGATGGCGCTGCAGATCAACCACGCTGCCGCCGACGGTTTCCACACGTCGCGGCTCCTCGACGAGCTCGAGGCCCTGTTCGCGGACCCGTCGTGGCTGCGGTGA
- a CDS encoding GNAT family N-acetyltransferase has product MPDAMLDDPGFVARREQFWTAALTDERFAANHIVVAVADHDDAVVGIAMSGPATATGDDSAAVQLYVLYLLDGHHGSGTGSALLDSVLDPGDDAVLWVADPNPRAQAFYRKHGFVFDGAEQTDGGVRERRMVRPRQVPSVI; this is encoded by the coding sequence ATGCCGGACGCGATGCTCGACGATCCCGGGTTCGTCGCGCGCCGGGAGCAGTTCTGGACCGCTGCCCTCACCGACGAGCGCTTCGCCGCGAACCACATCGTCGTGGCCGTCGCCGACCACGACGACGCGGTCGTGGGCATAGCGATGTCGGGGCCGGCAACGGCAACGGGCGACGACTCCGCCGCCGTGCAGCTGTACGTCCTGTACCTGCTCGACGGGCACCACGGTTCGGGCACGGGGAGCGCGCTGCTGGATTCGGTCCTGGACCCGGGGGACGACGCCGTGCTCTGGGTCGCCGACCCGAATCCGCGTGCGCAGGCGTTCTACCGGAAGCACGGGTTCGTGTTCGACGGTGCCGAGCAGACCGACGGCGGGGTCCGCGAACGACGGATGGTCCGACCGAGGCAGGTTCCGTCTGTGATCTGA
- a CDS encoding VOC family protein: protein MVNAVVHVELIGPDPERLRAFYAALFGWDSPAGAPVADAISGPTAYSFIDPVEGAGPVAGGIGGGPGFAAHAMFYVGVDDVAAALEQVEALGGTVVLPPQRNEGGGVTVGHFRDPAGNLVGVAGPA from the coding sequence ATGGTGAACGCCGTCGTGCACGTCGAACTCATCGGCCCCGATCCCGAACGGCTCCGCGCCTTCTACGCCGCGCTGTTCGGTTGGGACTCCCCCGCCGGAGCGCCGGTCGCCGACGCGATCTCGGGACCGACGGCGTACTCGTTCATCGACCCTGTCGAGGGCGCGGGACCGGTCGCGGGCGGCATCGGTGGCGGGCCGGGCTTCGCGGCACACGCGATGTTCTACGTCGGGGTCGACGACGTCGCGGCGGCACTTGAGCAGGTCGAGGCGCTCGGCGGCACCGTCGTCCTGCCGCCGCAGCGGAACGAGGGCGGCGGCGTGACCGTCGGTCACTTCCGCGATCCCGCCGGCAACCTCGTCGGGGTCGCCGGTCCGGCCTGA
- a CDS encoding carbohydrate ABC transporter permease — protein MTATHTVTVPGAKRRKRRTLDAAPLPGRLLTGFVLLVICLVVILPFVGIVSTSLAPVAQVNDAGGFVMWPKGLDLGAYESILAGGVVTRAMVVSIGITLVGTLISLFVSAMLAYALSRPGSYGSGFVLGLVLVSLLFAPGLIPNYLVVKQFGLLDSYWALILPTALSAFNVIVMRSFFMAIPKELIESARIDGAGDFAVFWRIVLPLSKAVLAVIGLFYAVGYWNAFFNALLYINDTAKWPLQLVLRTYVINNTQLGGADLGTSSDALPPQASIQMAILVVSIVPILIVYPFLQRHFAKGVLTGAVKG, from the coding sequence ATGACCGCCACGCACACCGTGACCGTCCCCGGGGCGAAGCGGAGGAAGCGCCGCACGCTCGACGCGGCACCGCTACCCGGACGCCTGCTCACCGGCTTCGTCCTGCTCGTGATCTGCCTCGTCGTGATCCTGCCCTTCGTCGGGATCGTGTCGACGAGCCTCGCGCCCGTCGCCCAGGTGAACGACGCCGGTGGGTTCGTGATGTGGCCGAAGGGACTCGACCTCGGCGCGTACGAGAGCATCCTCGCCGGCGGCGTCGTGACCCGCGCCATGGTCGTGTCGATCGGCATCACCCTGGTCGGCACGCTCATCAGCCTGTTCGTGAGCGCGATGCTCGCCTACGCCCTGAGCCGCCCCGGCTCGTACGGCTCCGGGTTCGTCCTGGGTCTCGTGCTCGTCAGCCTGCTGTTCGCGCCCGGGCTCATCCCGAACTACCTCGTCGTGAAGCAGTTCGGGCTGCTCGACTCGTACTGGGCGCTCATCCTGCCGACCGCCCTCAGCGCCTTCAACGTCATCGTGATGCGGTCGTTCTTCATGGCGATCCCGAAGGAGCTCATCGAGTCCGCCCGCATCGACGGTGCCGGGGACTTCGCGGTGTTCTGGCGGATCGTGCTGCCGCTGTCGAAGGCCGTCCTCGCCGTGATCGGGCTGTTCTACGCGGTCGGGTACTGGAACGCCTTCTTCAACGCGCTGCTGTACATCAACGACACCGCGAAGTGGCCGCTGCAGCTCGTCCTCCGCACTTACGTCATCAACAACACGCAGCTCGGCGGTGCCGACCTCGGTACCTCGTCGGACGCGTTGCCCCCGCAGGCCTCGATCCAGATGGCGATCCTCGTGGTCTCGATCGTGCCGATCCTCATCGTCTACCCGTTCCTGCAGCGGCACTTCGCCAAGGGTGTCCTGACCGGTGCGGTGAAGGGCTGA
- a CDS encoding ABC transporter permease subunit: MTKLDDRATNRTRTAAHHDPGAAPPPDPGLRRRSRWQRIRRDKVLLLMGLPGVALLLGFHYLPLLGNLIAFQEYLPFVPLGRSPWVGVENFAVVFDGDPEFLRALGNTLLITLVQVVFVFPAPIILAIMLNSLLSERIKGVVQSILYLPHFLSWVIVVAVFQQILGGSGLVNNAIRAAGGDAIDFLGNPNGFVALLTSQVIWKDTGWATILFLAVLSSIDASLYEAAKMDGASRWRQLWHVTLPGMRGIIILLLILRLGDSLTVGFEQILLQQQAVGRAASEVLDTYVYNNGVLGGQWGVAAAVGLVKGVVGVLLVLGANKLAHVFGEAGVYQKEAR, encoded by the coding sequence GTGACCAAGCTCGACGACCGTGCGACGAACCGCACGCGGACCGCTGCACACCACGACCCCGGTGCTGCGCCACCGCCCGACCCCGGGCTCCGCCGCCGCAGCAGGTGGCAGCGGATCCGGCGCGACAAGGTCCTGCTCCTGATGGGGCTGCCCGGTGTCGCGCTGCTGCTCGGGTTCCACTACCTGCCGCTCCTCGGGAACCTCATCGCGTTCCAGGAGTACCTGCCCTTCGTGCCGCTCGGCCGCAGCCCCTGGGTCGGCGTCGAGAACTTCGCGGTGGTGTTCGACGGCGACCCGGAGTTCCTCCGCGCGCTCGGCAACACGCTCCTCATCACGCTCGTGCAGGTCGTGTTCGTGTTCCCCGCGCCGATCATCCTCGCGATCATGCTCAACTCGCTGCTGTCCGAGCGCATCAAGGGCGTCGTGCAGTCGATCCTCTACCTGCCGCACTTCCTGTCGTGGGTGATCGTCGTCGCGGTGTTCCAGCAGATCCTCGGCGGCTCGGGGCTCGTCAACAACGCGATCCGCGCCGCGGGTGGTGACGCGATCGACTTCCTCGGCAACCCGAACGGCTTCGTCGCGCTGCTCACCAGCCAGGTGATCTGGAAGGACACCGGCTGGGCGACGATCCTGTTCCTCGCGGTGCTCAGCTCGATCGACGCGAGCCTGTACGAGGCCGCGAAGATGGACGGCGCCTCGCGCTGGCGGCAGCTGTGGCACGTCACCCTGCCCGGCATGCGCGGCATCATCATCCTGCTGCTCATCCTGCGGCTCGGGGACTCCCTGACCGTCGGGTTCGAGCAGATCCTCCTCCAGCAGCAGGCCGTCGGCCGGGCCGCGAGCGAGGTCCTCGACACCTACGTCTACAACAACGGCGTGCTCGGCGGGCAGTGGGGCGTCGCCGCCGCCGTCGGCCTGGTGAAGGGCGTCGTCGGCGTCCTGCTCGTCCTCGGAGCCAACAAGCTCGCGCACGTCTTCGGCGAAGCGGGCGTCTACCAGAAGGAGGCGCGATGA
- a CDS encoding Gfo/Idh/MocA family oxidoreductase, whose product MTLQSSPRPRRRIGLVGAGGIAVAHVPGLLRLGDVVVHSQEGARALVDAFADEAAAVGSTFTVADSLDELLASVDVVDVVVPTPAHAPVVRAALAAGKHVVSEKPLARTDADAADLVARADAAGLQLYPAHVVRWFPAYARLHEAVTAGLLGDLAVLRFSRAGAFPTRVAWFGDRAQSGGIVMDQMIHDLDVARWVAGEVVRVSAVSVRTGDDEHPVEAAHVLLTHASGAISHVAGLWGPQHLAFTTEYSVTGTLGSLSHSSLAEEPTRSDLAAPTAVDGFLPAVDPGEDPYALELAAFVAAFEGGPLPRVTAADGAVAVRIANAALESIESGQPVEVSL is encoded by the coding sequence ATGACGCTGCAGTCGAGCCCCCGCCCACGGAGACGGATCGGCCTGGTGGGAGCGGGCGGCATCGCGGTCGCCCACGTCCCCGGCCTGCTCCGGCTCGGCGACGTCGTGGTGCACTCGCAGGAGGGCGCCCGGGCACTCGTCGACGCCTTCGCGGACGAGGCCGCCGCGGTCGGCAGCACGTTCACCGTCGCCGACTCCCTCGACGAGCTCCTCGCCTCGGTCGACGTGGTGGACGTGGTCGTACCCACCCCCGCGCACGCACCGGTCGTCCGGGCAGCGCTCGCCGCCGGCAAGCACGTCGTGTCCGAGAAACCGCTCGCCCGCACGGACGCCGACGCCGCGGACCTCGTCGCCCGCGCCGACGCCGCCGGCCTGCAGCTCTACCCGGCCCACGTCGTCCGCTGGTTCCCCGCGTACGCACGGCTGCACGAGGCCGTCACCGCCGGCCTGCTCGGCGACCTCGCCGTCCTGCGGTTCTCGCGCGCCGGCGCCTTCCCGACGCGCGTCGCCTGGTTCGGCGACCGGGCCCAGTCCGGCGGGATCGTGATGGACCAGATGATCCACGACCTCGACGTCGCCCGGTGGGTCGCCGGCGAGGTCGTCCGGGTCTCCGCCGTGTCCGTCCGCACCGGCGACGACGAGCACCCGGTCGAGGCCGCGCACGTGCTCCTCACCCACGCGTCCGGCGCGATCAGCCACGTCGCCGGTCTGTGGGGACCGCAGCACCTCGCCTTCACCACCGAGTACTCCGTGACGGGCACGCTCGGCAGCCTGTCGCACTCGTCCCTCGCCGAGGAACCCACCCGCAGCGACCTCGCCGCACCGACCGCGGTGGACGGCTTCCTGCCGGCGGTCGACCCCGGCGAGGACCCGTACGCCCTCGAGCTCGCGGCCTTCGTCGCCGCGTTCGAGGGCGGCCCGCTCCCCCGGGTCACGGCAGCGGACGGCGCCGTCGCGGTCCGGATCGCGAACGCCGCGCTCGAGTCGATCGAGTCCGGGCAGCCCGTGGAGGTCTCGCTGTGA
- a CDS encoding Gfo/Idh/MocA family oxidoreductase yields MTLRVGVLSFAHTHAIGYLSALAAMPDVEVLGSDPGGVSTGPSTGELRGAALAAALGVTYADSYDELFAWGPDAVVVTSENARHRELVERAAAAGAHVLCEKPLATTWEDGLAIRDAVQRAGVQLMMAFPVRFASAFDRLRATHDSGALGTVFSVRGANNGMLPLTRDWFTDPELSGGGAIVDHVVHIADLLDGLTGAAPVSVTAVANRVLHAERARAETAGLVTVTYDTGMIATIDCSWSRPDTSPVWGGLTLDVAGTGGTVSVDFFGAAARGLHAVDGRPIELRYGADHDVPMLRTFLDAVRSGVQPQPDVDVGLRTLSVVLAAQESVRTGRTVTVPTT; encoded by the coding sequence GTGACGCTCCGGGTCGGCGTGCTGTCGTTCGCCCACACGCACGCCATCGGGTACCTGTCCGCCCTCGCCGCGATGCCCGACGTCGAGGTGCTCGGGTCCGACCCCGGCGGGGTCTCCACCGGCCCGTCCACCGGCGAACTGCGGGGCGCTGCGCTCGCCGCCGCGCTCGGCGTCACGTACGCCGACTCGTACGACGAACTGTTCGCGTGGGGCCCGGACGCCGTCGTCGTCACCAGCGAGAACGCCCGGCACCGGGAGCTCGTCGAACGCGCAGCCGCAGCCGGTGCGCACGTGCTCTGCGAGAAGCCGCTCGCGACCACGTGGGAGGACGGGCTCGCGATCCGCGACGCGGTGCAGCGCGCCGGGGTCCAGCTGATGATGGCGTTCCCGGTGCGGTTCGCCTCGGCGTTCGACCGGCTGCGCGCCACCCACGACTCGGGAGCGCTCGGCACCGTCTTCTCGGTCCGCGGCGCCAACAACGGCATGCTCCCCCTCACCCGCGACTGGTTCACCGACCCCGAGCTGAGCGGCGGCGGCGCGATCGTCGACCACGTCGTGCACATCGCCGACCTGCTCGACGGCCTCACCGGTGCGGCCCCGGTGTCGGTCACGGCGGTGGCGAACCGCGTCCTGCACGCCGAACGGGCGCGGGCCGAGACCGCGGGACTCGTGACCGTGACGTACGACACCGGCATGATCGCGACGATCGACTGCTCGTGGAGCCGCCCCGACACGTCCCCGGTGTGGGGCGGGCTCACGCTCGACGTCGCGGGCACCGGTGGGACCGTGTCGGTGGACTTCTTCGGCGCGGCCGCCCGAGGCCTCCACGCGGTTGACGGCCGTCCCATCGAGCTCCGGTACGGCGCCGACCACGACGTGCCGATGCTCCGCACGTTCCTCGACGCGGTGCGGTCGGGCGTCCAGCCCCAGCCGGACGTGGACGTCGGGCTCCGGACGCTGTCCGTCGTCCTCGCCGCGCAGGAGTCGGTGCGGACCGGGCGGACGGTCACCGTCCCGACGACGTGA